One Brassica napus cultivar Da-Ae chromosome C4, Da-Ae, whole genome shotgun sequence genomic region harbors:
- the LOC106444504 gene encoding homeobox-leucine zipper protein HDG2-like, with the protein MTISQLLRRSPRIANMSLPNYMEPVDDVNNNNNGDTDNNENENNNNMNGGASFGDEEFDSENQEDGNTQNPRAGKRKRYHRHTQQQIQEMENFFKECPHPDDNQRKELSRHLGLDHLQIKFWFQNKRTQNKNHQERHENLQLREENTRLRADNHHFREALANASCPNCGGRTAVGEMSFEEHHLHLENAKLTEEIRQLSEVAKYTGKAVMRYPVLPTPNQAPPFEPPMTTNGSIGNLSLSNIGSVKEADRPLVIELAVGAMSELIALAQMNEPLWKGGVHGTILDLNEYTRNLQNGLGPKQVGFRTEASRETAIVFMHHMDIVHRLMDVNVWSTMFAGMVGRAMTHDTLLTGGQGNLDGTIHLMTAEFQVLSPLVSSRECYFVRYCKQHGEGLWGVVDISIDHLIPNLEPKCRRRPSGCLIQDMPNRFSRVTWVEHVEVDDRGELHAMFKNLLNSGQALGANRWVSTLDRQCERLAIMMASNIPSIEPGGQITVTNNAKQSLLKLVERMSRGFFDGVTTSTADIWWNLAEYTGDSVSVMTRKSLNDPGRPEGLILCAAHSFWVPVPPITVFDYLRDEKNRTNWDVLFLGGNPQKLTHIFNGRDDRNCVSLLRSPNTSQSEMMMIEESSTEPAASFLVYAPVDVPSMEKVLNGGDPKCVPLLPSGFAILPDGTAQPGKAGGSLVNVSFQMLVDSSPSGMLTFSSVSTIESLILAAANKIKAYFTQQTA; encoded by the exons ATGACCATCAGTCAGCTTCTTAGAAG ATCTCCAAGAATAGCAAATATGTCTCTGCCAAATTACATGGAACCAGTGGATGAtgtgaacaacaacaacaatggaGACACCGATAACAACGAAAACGAAAATAACAACAACATGAATGGTGGTGCTAGTTTTGGGGATGAGGAATTCGACAgtgagaatcaagaagatggaAACACTCAAAATCCTCGTGCTGGTAAGAGAAAGCGATATCATCGTCACACTCAACAGCAAATCCAGGAGATGGAAAA TTTCTTCAAAGAGTGTCCTCATCCTGATGACAATCAGAGGAAAGAACTTAGCCGTCACCTGGGACTAGACCATCTTCAGATCAAATTCTGGTTCCAGAACAAACGCACCCAGAACAAG AATCATCAAGAACGCCATGAGAACTTACAACTTCGTGAGGAGAACACTAGGCTTAGAGCTGATAACCACCACTTTCGAGAAGCTCTCGCTAATGCCTCATGTCCTAATTGTGGAGGTCGCACCGCAGTAGGCGAAATGTCTTTCGAGGAACATCATCTTCACCTCGAAAATGCTAAGTTAACCGAAGAG ATCCGTCAATTATCTGAGGTGGCGAAGTATACAGGCAAAGCTGTAATGAGATATCCTGTTCTGCCTACTCCTAATCAAGCTCCACCTTTCGAGCCCCCGATGACAACTAATGGAAGTATTGGAAACCTCTCGTTGTCGAACATCGGATCAGTGAAAGAGGCCGATAGGCCATTGGTCATAGAGTTAGCAGTTGGAGCCATGTCGGAGCTTATAGCGTTGGCTCAAATGAATGAACCGCTGTGGAAGGGAGGCGTTCATGGCACGATATTAGATTTGAATGAATACACAAGAAATTTACAAAACGGACTCGGGCCTAAACAGGTCGGGTTTAGAACCGAGGCATCAAGAGAAACCGCGATTGTGTTCATGCACCATATGGACATTGTTCACAGGCTAATGGATGTG AATGTATGGTCGACCATGTTTGCTGGAATGGTTGGTAGAGCAATGACTCATGACACCCTCTTGACTGGAGGCCAAGGAAACTTGGACGGAACTATCCATCTG ATGACTGCTGAATTCCAAGTTCTATCGCCGCTAGTCTCATCCCGTGAATGCTACTTCGTCCGCTACTGTAAGCAGCACGGTGAAGGTTTATGGGGGGTGGTCGATATATCCATCGACCATCTCATTCCAAACCTGGAACCTAAGTGTCGGCGAAGACCATCTGGATGTCTGATTCAAGACATGCCAAATAGATTCTCCAGG GTTACTTGGGTTGAGCATGTGGAGGTAGATGACAGAGGTGAACTTCATGCCATGTTTAAGAACTTGCTCAATTCTGGTCAAGCTTTAGGTGCTAACCGCTGGGTTTCTACATTGGACCGCCAGTGCGAGCGGTTAGCCATCATGATGGCTTCAAACATTCCATCCATAGAACCTGGTGGTCAAATAA CTGTAACGAACAATGCGAAGCAGAGCCTGCTGAAGTTAGTTGAGCGGATGTCAAGAGGTTTCTTTGATGGAGTGACAACTTCTACCGCAGATATATGGTGGAACTTGGCTGAATATACAGGAGATAGTGTGAGTGTGATGACTCGGAAGAGCTTGAATGATCCaggaagacctgaaggactcaTTCTCTGTGCAGCCCATTCGTTTTGGGTCCCGGTTCCTCCTATCACTGTCTTTGACTACCTCAGAGATGAGAAGAACCGAACCAAT TGGGATGTTCTCTTCCTTGGAGGGAATCCTCAGAAGCTGACACATATTTTTAATGGGAGAGACGATAGGAACTGTGTATCTTTACTCCGG AGCCCAAACACTAGCCAAAGcgagatgatgatgattgaaGAGAGCTCTACTGAGCCAGCAGCTTCATTCCTGGTCTACGCGCCTGTTGATGTTCCATCAATGGAGAAAGTTCTCAATGGAGGTGACCCTAAGTGTGTGCCGTTACTTCCATCAGGTTTTGCTATACTACCAGATGGTACGGCTCAGCCTGGAAAAGCAGGAGGGTCACTCGTGAACGTTTCGTTTCAGATGCTGGTTGACTCATCTCCTTCGGGTATGCTGACTTTTAGCTCGGTTTCAACCATTGAGAGTCTGATTTTAGCAGCCGCGAATAAGATCAAAGCTTACTTTACTCAGCAGACTGCTTGA
- the LOC106377707 gene encoding uncharacterized protein LOC106377707 codes for MIVTIVSYTQEFTMEINEQEPVLDIKKRLEQFLQIPTSSLTLFVSCWELLDGLDIDDYPIISHGTRIDLTVTPLFTSPSFTNPAVKKFHVTVKFPSKQFSIEIDKTETVSSLKDKIHIVENTPIKRMQLYFSGIELADDFRNLNEYGIGEFSEIVVFLKSINRAKDVAPVKKLCFLVQTSSSLFNGASIPVEIKDSCTISEMREGLQANKTLPRDEYIFVHKQRIMRENCSLRWHGVENGDTLFVFKGSISRGSY; via the exons atgATTGTGACAATAGTCTCATACACCCAAGAATTCACCATGGAAATCAACGAACAAGAACCTGTGTTGGACATTAAGAAACGTTTAGAACAGTTCCTTCAGATCCCAACATCATCTTTAACACTCTTTGTCTCTTGTTGGGAACTCCTCGACGGTCTCGACATCGATGATTACCCAATCATCTCACACGGCACCAGAATCGACCTCACCGTCACTCCCCTTTTCACCTCACCTTCTTTTACCAACCCCGCCGTTAAAAAATTCCACGTCACCGTCAAGTTCCCATCAAAACAGTTCTCCATCGAAATAGACAAAACCGAAACG GTAAGTAGCTTGAAGGACAAGATTCACATCGTGGAGAATACACCGATAAAGCGAATGCAGTTATACTTCTCTGGAATCGAGCTGGCTGATGATTTTCGAAACCTAAACGAATATGGAATCGGAGAGTTCTCGGAGATTGTCGTGTTTCTCAAGTCAATCAATCGAGCCAAAGACGTTGCCCCGGTGAAGAAACTATGTTTCTTGGTGCAGACGTCATCGAGTTTATTCAACGGCGCAAGTATCCCTGTCGAGATTAAGGACTCGTGTACCATCTCAGAGATGAGAGAAGGATTACAAGCTAACAAGACTTTGCCAAGAGACGAGTATATATTCGTACACAAGCAACGGATTATGCGAGAGAATTGTAGTCTTCGGTGGCATGGTGTTGAAAATGGCGACACTCTTTTTGTGTTTAAAGGATCTATTAGTCGTGGAAGTTACTGA